TATCCAGCAAATCAATAAATGCATCCCGAATTACTTTTTGTGTTTTTATAATACGTAAGTCCTTTTTTCGAATCATTTTAATACCTCCTGTCTACTATATACATAATAATCATCATATATGAGATTCGTGTCGTATAAGCAACAAATCCCTATATGTCAATGATTGAAGACTATTACACAAGAATATTATGCTGTATTCATACTTATTTGAAAGGAGTTTTAATATGACAAAGAAATGGCAACCTGATGATTTTCCGGTAGGACTCTATGAACTGCATCCTGATGCAAGCGTCAACTTCCATATGAATGTATTTTATAACTGGACCAATGATAATGTCTTACTTGAAGAAATGAGGGAAGTAGGCAAAACTGCTCACAACTATGAAACATTAATTAAACGTTTTATAGAACTTGGAAACGAATCTTTGAAAAAAGATGCAAAATTACGTGCAGCCTTTTATTTCAGAGGCGCTGAGTTTTTTATTCCACAATCAAATTCACTCAAGCTAAATTTACGTGATCAGTTTATTCAGCTCTCCAAAGAAGCTTATAGTATTACAGATGAACAGCACTATTTAATTCCCTATGAAAGAGGCTATCTTTCCGCTTATCGTCTTTCGGCAGAAAATCCGAAAAAGACTTTGGTTTTATTTGGAGGTTTCGACAGTTATATCGAAGAGCTTTTCCGAATGTCTATGGTATTCAGAGATGCAGGATATGATGTTATTATCTTTGAAGGTCCAGGACAAGGCAGTGTCTTGGAAACCTACAATATTCCAATGACACATGAATGGGAAAAACCAGTTAAAAGTTTGCTTGACTATTTCAAGGTTGAAAATGTAACACTTATAGGCCTCTCTTTAGGCGGCAATCTTGTTTTGAGAGCAGCTGCATATGAACCAAGAGTTAAAAAAGCAGTTGCCTATGATATATTGACGGATTTTTATGAAGCGGTAACGCATCAAATTCCTTCTTCCTTCCGAGATAAGCTTAATATCATGATTGATGAGAGAGATTCGCAAACCGTAAATGATACATTAGCTCAATTGATGAAGCAGAGTTTAATGCTAGAATGGGCTCTTGCTCAAGGCATGCATGTTACAGGAAGCAAAACCCCTTATGACTTCCTTAACGGCACAAAGGCCTACAACGCGAATCACTTCTCTCATTTAGTAACTCAGGATGTCTTGCTGCTTGCAGGACAAAACGATCATTACGTGCCAATCAATCAGCTTACAGATCAAATTTTGACGCTAACAAATGTCCGATCACTTTCAGCAAGAATGTTTACTCCTCATGAAACATCTGATACTCACTGTCAGATTGGTAATATTGGACTGGCTTTGCATGTTATTCTAAATTGGATGGAACAAACAGACTAAGTCTTAGAAGCTGCAACTATAAATTTTATACAAAAGCTCCCTTTGACATACATCACATATGTATAACTATTCAAGGGAGTTTTTGCTACATATGTTTTTTAAAAACAGCGATGTCCCTTACTATGTCTCTGCGAATGTAATCTCCATAGCGCTTTGTAGCTGTACGAAATTCATATAAATAATTAGAATGTTTTTGAGCTTATATAGAAAAGGCATCGTCCCCTCCCCCATTTCCCCTATCTCCAAAAATACACATTGTAAATACCGCTTCCAATGGGTCATTCTGTAAACTGAATCCCCCTTTCAACCGATAAATACATATGCTGGGTTCGTAATTAAATATCACCTCTTCCCCTTTTGTACCTTGAATGAAAGCTTACTCGGAACATCTGTATCCGAATAAGAACGTTTTGTACCCAACAAACTCAGTAATACATATCTATCTTGACTCAAATTTGTATCCATCTGTGGCTTCTATTATCAGAAGCAAATTTAAAATGACGAGTGTTAATTGGAAACAGCCATCAC
This DNA window, taken from Paenibacillus kribbensis, encodes the following:
- a CDS encoding alpha/beta hydrolase, whose protein sequence is MTKKWQPDDFPVGLYELHPDASVNFHMNVFYNWTNDNVLLEEMREVGKTAHNYETLIKRFIELGNESLKKDAKLRAAFYFRGAEFFIPQSNSLKLNLRDQFIQLSKEAYSITDEQHYLIPYERGYLSAYRLSAENPKKTLVLFGGFDSYIEELFRMSMVFRDAGYDVIIFEGPGQGSVLETYNIPMTHEWEKPVKSLLDYFKVENVTLIGLSLGGNLVLRAAAYEPRVKKAVAYDILTDFYEAVTHQIPSSFRDKLNIMIDERDSQTVNDTLAQLMKQSLMLEWALAQGMHVTGSKTPYDFLNGTKAYNANHFSHLVTQDVLLLAGQNDHYVPINQLTDQILTLTNVRSLSARMFTPHETSDTHCQIGNIGLALHVILNWMEQTD